A single window of Streptomyces aquilus DNA harbors:
- a CDS encoding RidA family protein: MSAVEARLAELGLTLPEVVPPLAAYQPAVRSGVYVYTSGQLPMVEGKLPVTGKVGAEVTAEEAKDLARICALNALAAVKSVAGDLDRVARVVRVVGFVASAADFTGQPGVINGASELLGEVLGDKGVHARSAVGVAVLPLDAPVEVEVQVELTEA, from the coding sequence GTGAGCGCCGTCGAGGCTCGGCTGGCCGAGCTCGGACTGACGCTGCCCGAGGTGGTGCCGCCGCTCGCCGCGTACCAGCCCGCCGTGCGGTCCGGGGTGTACGTCTACACCTCCGGCCAGCTGCCGATGGTCGAGGGCAAGCTCCCGGTCACCGGCAAGGTGGGCGCCGAGGTCACCGCGGAGGAGGCCAAGGACCTGGCCCGCATCTGCGCCCTGAACGCGCTGGCGGCCGTCAAGTCCGTCGCCGGTGACCTGGACCGGGTCGCGCGCGTGGTGAGGGTCGTCGGGTTCGTGGCCTCGGCCGCGGACTTCACCGGCCAGCCCGGCGTGATCAACGGCGCCAGCGAGCTGCTCGGCGAGGTCCTCGGCGACAAGGGCGTGCACGCGCGCAGCGCCGTGGGCGTGGCCGTGCTGCCGCTGGACGCGCCGGTGGAGGTCGAGGTCCAGGTGGAGCTCACGGAGGCGTAG
- a CDS encoding DUF4177 domain-containing protein, translated as MTKWEYATVPLLVHATKQILDTWGEDGWELVQVVPGPNNPEQLVAYLKREKA; from the coding sequence ATGACCAAGTGGGAATACGCGACTGTGCCGCTGCTCGTGCACGCGACGAAGCAGATTCTGGACACCTGGGGCGAGGACGGCTGGGAGCTCGTCCAGGTCGTGCCCGGGCCGAACAACCCCGAGCAGCTGGTGGCCTACCTCAAGCGGGAGAAGGCGTGA
- a CDS encoding Crp/Fnr family transcriptional regulator — protein MDDVLRRNPLFAALDDEQAAELRASMSEVTLARGDSLFHEGDPGDRLYVVTEGKVKLHRTSPDGRENMLAVVGPGELIGELSLFDPGPRTATATALTEVKLLGLGHGDLQPWLNVRPEVAGALLRAVARRLRKTNDQMSDLVFSDVPGRVARALLDLSRRFGVQSEEGIHVVHDLTQEELAQLVGASRETVNKALADFAQRGWLRLEARAVILLDVERLAKRSR, from the coding sequence GTGGACGACGTCCTCCGGCGCAACCCGCTCTTCGCGGCACTCGACGACGAGCAGGCCGCGGAGCTGCGCGCCTCCATGAGTGAGGTGACTCTCGCTCGCGGCGACTCCCTCTTCCACGAGGGCGACCCCGGCGACCGGCTCTACGTCGTCACCGAGGGCAAGGTCAAGCTCCACCGCACCTCCCCCGACGGCCGCGAGAACATGCTCGCCGTCGTCGGCCCCGGTGAGCTGATCGGCGAACTGTCGCTGTTCGACCCGGGTCCGCGCACGGCGACCGCCACCGCGCTGACCGAGGTCAAGCTGCTCGGCCTCGGCCACGGCGACCTCCAGCCCTGGCTGAACGTCCGCCCCGAGGTCGCCGGCGCCCTGCTGCGCGCCGTGGCCCGCCGGCTGCGCAAGACCAACGACCAGATGTCCGACCTGGTCTTCTCGGACGTACCCGGCCGGGTCGCCCGCGCGCTCCTGGACCTGTCCCGCCGCTTCGGCGTGCAGTCCGAGGAGGGCATCCACGTCGTCCACGACCTCACGCAGGAGGAGCTGGCCCAGCTGGTCGGCGCGTCCCGCGAGACGGTCAACAAGGCCCTCGCCGACTTCGCCCAGCGCGGGTGGCTCCGCCTGGAGGCGCGTGCGGTGATCCTGCTGGACGTGGAGCGGCTCGCCAAGCGCTCGCGCTGA
- a CDS encoding NUDIX hydrolase — MANGQWFPQDWPERIRALAEGTLTPVVPKRAATVMLLKDTAAGPAVHMLRRRASMAFAGGAYAYPGGGVDPRDDDHQIRWAGPTRAWWSRRLAVTETEAQAIVCAAVRETYEEAGVLLAGETPDSVVGDTTGADWEADREALVARDLSFAEFLERRGLVLRSDLLGAWTRWITPEFESRRYDTWFFVAALPAGQRTRNASTEADRTVWIAPADAASAYDKGELLMMPPTIATLRQLTGYAAAAEALAAAPGRDLTPVLARARLDGEEIVLSWPGHEEFTKHIPTGGATA; from the coding sequence ATGGCGAATGGGCAGTGGTTTCCGCAGGACTGGCCGGAACGCATCCGTGCGCTCGCGGAGGGCACCCTCACCCCGGTCGTCCCCAAGCGCGCGGCCACGGTCATGCTCCTGAAGGACACCGCCGCCGGCCCCGCCGTGCACATGCTGCGCAGACGCGCCTCCATGGCCTTCGCCGGAGGCGCGTACGCGTATCCGGGCGGCGGCGTCGACCCGCGCGACGACGACCACCAGATCCGCTGGGCGGGCCCCACGCGCGCGTGGTGGTCGCGCAGGCTCGCCGTCACGGAGACCGAGGCCCAGGCGATCGTCTGCGCGGCCGTCCGCGAGACCTACGAGGAGGCAGGCGTCCTCCTCGCCGGTGAGACCCCCGACTCGGTGGTCGGGGACACCACCGGCGCGGACTGGGAGGCCGACCGCGAGGCCCTGGTCGCCCGGGACCTGTCCTTCGCCGAGTTCCTGGAGCGCCGCGGCCTGGTCCTGCGCTCGGACCTGCTCGGGGCGTGGACGCGCTGGATCACCCCGGAGTTCGAGTCCCGCCGCTACGACACCTGGTTCTTCGTCGCCGCCCTGCCCGCCGGCCAGCGCACCCGCAACGCCTCCACGGAGGCGGACCGCACGGTGTGGATCGCACCGGCGGACGCGGCCTCGGCGTACGACAAGGGCGAGCTGCTGATGATGCCGCCCACGATCGCGACACTGCGCCAGCTGACCGGGTACGCGGCCGCCGCCGAGGCGCTCGCGGCGGCGCCCGGCCGCGACCTGACCCCCGTCCTGGCGCGGGCCAGGCTGGACGGCGAGGAGATTGTCCTGTCCTGGCCGGGGCACGAGGAGTTCACCAAGCACATCCCGACCGGGGGAGCCACGGCATGA
- a CDS encoding transposase, whose protein sequence is MAGDLSRRLVSDELWALTEPLLPAFASRRQGGGTAPVDERAVLTAVVYVLTSGCAWRLLPPWLGVSPATAHRRFTAWTGAEVWRRLHRAVTRGGLAGPGESDWAAVIVRAAAVRTGQAPPPADRRTRAESAPRETATKAQNYSAIPQLGHRPCP, encoded by the coding sequence ATGGCTGGCGATCTTTCCCGACGACTGGTCTCCGACGAGCTGTGGGCCCTGACCGAGCCGTTGCTGCCGGCGTTCGCGTCCCGCAGGCAGGGCGGGGGCACCGCCCCCGTCGACGAGCGCGCGGTGCTCACCGCGGTGGTGTACGTGCTGACCAGCGGATGCGCCTGGCGGCTGCTGCCGCCCTGGCTCGGGGTCTCGCCGGCGACCGCGCACCGCCGCTTCACCGCCTGGACGGGGGCCGAGGTGTGGCGACGGCTGCACCGGGCCGTCACGCGGGGCGGACTCGCGGGCCCGGGTGAGTCCGACTGGGCCGCCGTGATCGTGCGGGCCGCGGCGGTGCGGACCGGGCAGGCACCCCCTCCGGCCGACCGGAGAACACGCGCGGAAAGCGCGCCACGCGAGACGGCCACGAAGGCGCAGAATTACTCAGCAATCCCCCAACTCGGGCACCGTCCATGCCCTTGA
- a CDS encoding MBL fold metallo-hydrolase translates to MTDAAALPGQPRGGVLSGPATPRAVNVLAPNASAMTLDGTNTWILAEPDSELAVVVDPGPLDEGHLRHVVDTAEKAGKRVALTLLTHGHPDHAEGAARFAELTGTRVRALDPALRLGDEGLAAGDVVTVGGLELRVVPTPGHTSDSLCFHLPADQAVLTGDTILGRGTTVVAHPDGRLGDYLDSLRRLRSLTVDDGVHTVLPGHGPVLEDAQGAVEFYLAHRAHRLAQVETAVEDGFRTPSQVVAHVYADVDRSLWPAAELSVRAQMDYLEEHGLI, encoded by the coding sequence ATGACCGACGCAGCAGCCCTTCCCGGCCAGCCACGGGGCGGGGTCCTCTCCGGCCCCGCCACCCCGCGAGCCGTGAACGTGCTGGCGCCCAACGCGTCCGCGATGACCCTGGACGGCACGAACACCTGGATCCTCGCCGAGCCCGACTCCGAACTGGCCGTCGTGGTCGACCCCGGACCGCTCGACGAGGGCCACCTGCGCCATGTCGTCGACACCGCCGAGAAGGCCGGCAAGCGCGTCGCGCTCACCCTGCTGACCCACGGTCACCCGGACCACGCCGAGGGCGCCGCCCGGTTCGCCGAGCTGACCGGCACGCGCGTGCGTGCCCTGGACCCGGCGCTGCGGCTGGGCGACGAGGGGCTGGCGGCCGGGGACGTCGTGACCGTCGGCGGCCTGGAGCTGAGGGTCGTACCGACGCCCGGCCACACCTCCGACTCCCTGTGCTTCCATCTCCCGGCCGATCAGGCGGTCCTGACCGGCGACACCATCCTGGGCCGCGGCACGACGGTCGTGGCGCACCCCGACGGCCGCCTGGGCGACTATCTGGACTCCCTGCGCCGCCTGCGGTCCCTCACGGTCGACGACGGCGTCCACACGGTCCTGCCGGGCCACGGCCCGGTCCTGGAGGACGCCCAGGGCGCCGTCGAGTTCTACCTCGCCCACCGCGCCCACCGGCTCGCCCAGGTGGAGACGGCGGTGGAGGACGGCTTCCGGACCCCGTCCCAGGTCGTCGCCCACGTCTACGCCGACGTGGACCGCTCCCTGTGGCCGGCGGCGGAGCTGTCGGTGCGGGCACAGATGGACTACCTGGAGGAGCACGGGCTCATCTAG
- a CDS encoding transglycosylase domain-containing protein, which produces MSKKRSGGGLSATQQAAKFLGVSVLSGAVLAGIALPAVGALGLAAKGSVESFDELPANLKTPPLSQRTTILDAKGGTIATVYSRDRTVVELKDISPYMQKAIVAIEDSRFYQHGAVDLKGVLRALNQNAQSGGVAQGASTLTQQYVKNVFVEEAGDDPTKVAQATQQTIGRKIRELKYAIQVEEELGKKKILENYLNITFFGQQAYGIEAAAQRYFSTSAKDLTLAQSALLAGIVQSPSRYDPVNDEAEATKRRNVVLQRMAEVGDISRAEAAKAQQEKLGLKVSKPRNGCITAVDGAGFFCDYVRNVFLTDPVFGKTKEERAKIWNQGGLTIRTTLDPQAQDSVQASLKDHVYKSDKVAAAATLVEPGTGKIVAMGQSKPYGTNAKQHETVINYSVNYGMGGSNFGFPTGSTFKPFVAAAALEEGRPADQEYSSPYQMEYPSPVQTCDSKPWVNTNGEKLENESDSERGPYRLRKAMELSVNTYFVQMISDIGLCPVVNMTNKLQVVQGNGDKLPEVPAIALGSKGISPLTMASAYAAFASRGMYCTPVAIESITQKVGQQKKSLEVPKSTCSRAMSETTADTINQLLKGVVDSGTGKTAGLTDRQNAGKTGTTDSRKNAWFVGYTPNLSGAVWVGSATQKVEMHQISIGGEYYDLVYGGKVPGPIWKDAMTGALAGKDAPGFNYVEIPEHNNPDPGDGNGNGDGNGNGDGNNGDGNNGGTGDGGTDGGTFPNPTISIPENLFQGNNGNGNGGRRG; this is translated from the coding sequence ATGTCGAAGAAGCGCTCCGGTGGCGGTCTCTCCGCCACCCAGCAGGCCGCGAAGTTCCTCGGTGTCAGCGTGCTCTCGGGTGCGGTGCTGGCCGGCATCGCCCTGCCCGCCGTCGGCGCGCTCGGACTCGCGGCCAAGGGGTCGGTCGAGAGCTTCGACGAACTCCCGGCCAATCTGAAGACGCCACCGCTGAGCCAGCGCACCACGATCCTCGACGCCAAGGGCGGCACCATCGCCACGGTCTACTCCCGTGACCGCACGGTGGTGGAGCTCAAGGACATCTCGCCGTACATGCAGAAGGCGATCGTCGCGATCGAGGACTCGCGCTTCTACCAGCACGGCGCGGTGGACCTGAAGGGCGTGCTGCGCGCCCTCAACCAGAACGCCCAGAGCGGCGGGGTGGCCCAGGGCGCGTCCACCCTCACCCAGCAGTACGTGAAGAACGTCTTCGTGGAGGAGGCGGGCGACGACCCCACCAAGGTCGCCCAGGCCACCCAGCAGACCATCGGCCGCAAGATCCGCGAACTGAAGTACGCGATCCAGGTCGAGGAGGAGCTGGGCAAGAAGAAGATCCTCGAGAACTACCTGAACATCACGTTCTTCGGCCAGCAGGCCTACGGCATCGAGGCCGCCGCCCAGCGCTACTTCTCCACGTCCGCCAAGGACCTCACCCTCGCCCAGTCGGCGCTGCTCGCCGGCATCGTCCAGTCGCCGAGCCGGTACGACCCGGTCAACGACGAGGCGGAGGCCACCAAGCGCCGCAATGTGGTGCTCCAGCGCATGGCCGAGGTCGGCGACATCTCGCGGGCCGAGGCCGCCAAGGCGCAGCAGGAGAAGCTGGGCCTGAAGGTCAGCAAGCCGCGCAACGGCTGCATCACCGCGGTCGACGGCGCCGGCTTCTTCTGCGACTACGTGCGTAACGTCTTCCTCACCGACCCGGTCTTCGGCAAGACCAAGGAGGAGCGCGCCAAGATCTGGAACCAGGGCGGTCTGACGATCAGGACCACCCTCGATCCGCAGGCGCAGGACTCGGTCCAGGCCTCGCTCAAGGACCACGTCTACAAGTCGGACAAGGTCGCCGCCGCGGCCACCCTCGTCGAGCCCGGCACCGGCAAGATCGTGGCGATGGGGCAGTCGAAGCCGTACGGCACCAACGCCAAGCAGCACGAGACCGTGATCAACTACTCGGTCAACTACGGCATGGGCGGCTCCAACTTCGGCTTCCCGACGGGTTCGACGTTCAAGCCGTTCGTCGCGGCGGCCGCGCTGGAGGAGGGCCGCCCGGCCGACCAGGAGTACTCGTCGCCGTACCAGATGGAGTACCCGAGCCCCGTCCAGACCTGCGACAGCAAGCCGTGGGTCAACACCAACGGCGAGAAGCTGGAGAACGAGTCGGATTCGGAGCGCGGCCCCTACCGTCTGCGCAAGGCGATGGAGCTGTCGGTCAACACCTACTTCGTGCAGATGATCTCCGACATCGGCCTGTGCCCGGTGGTCAACATGACCAACAAGCTCCAGGTCGTCCAGGGCAACGGCGACAAGCTGCCCGAGGTCCCGGCCATCGCCCTGGGCTCCAAGGGCATCTCCCCGCTGACGATGGCGAGCGCGTACGCCGCCTTCGCCTCCCGCGGCATGTACTGCACGCCGGTCGCCATCGAGTCGATCACCCAGAAGGTCGGCCAGCAGAAGAAGTCGCTGGAGGTCCCCAAGTCGACCTGCTCGCGGGCGATGTCCGAGACGACCGCGGACACCATCAACCAGCTCCTCAAGGGCGTGGTCGACTCCGGCACCGGCAAGACGGCGGGCCTCACCGACCGCCAGAACGCCGGTAAGACGGGTACGACGGACTCCCGCAAGAACGCCTGGTTCGTCGGCTACACGCCGAACCTCTCGGGCGCGGTCTGGGTCGGCAGCGCCACCCAGAAGGTCGAGATGCATCAGATCTCCATCGGCGGCGAGTACTACGACCTCGTCTACGGCGGCAAGGTCCCGGGCCCGATCTGGAAGGACGCCATGACCGGCGCCCTCGCGGGCAAGGACGCCCCCGGGTTCAACTACGTCGAGATCCCGGAGCACAACAACCCGGACCCCGGTGACGGCAACGGGAACGGCGACGGCAACGGCAACGGAGACGGGAACAACGGAGACGGCAACAACGGCGGCACCGGCGACGGCGGCACCGACGGAGGCACGTTCCCGAACCCGACGATCTCGATCCCGGAGAACCTGTTCCAGGGGAACAACGGCAACGGCAACGGCGGCCGACGCGGGTAA
- a CDS encoding ArsA family ATPase encodes MSRLQVVSGKGGTGKTTVAAALALALAEEGKRTLLVEVEGRQGIAQLFETEALPYEERKIAVAPGGGEVYALAIDPELALLDYLQMFYKLGGAGRALKKLGAIDFATTIAPGLRDVLLTGKACEAVRRKEKSGRFAYDYVVMDAPPTGRITRFLNVNDEVAGLAKIGPIHNQAQAVMRVLKSPETAVHLVTLLEEMPVQETADGIAELRAAKLPVGRVIVNMVRPEVLDAAELELVRGTARSSFAQSLSAAGLGGARRGGHAERLVDPLLAQAEEYAERYALEHEQRAVLGELGLPLHELPLLAEGMDLAGLYQLAKELRKQGMS; translated from the coding sequence GTGAGCAGGCTCCAGGTCGTCAGCGGCAAGGGCGGAACCGGTAAGACCACGGTGGCCGCAGCCCTCGCGCTGGCCCTGGCCGAGGAGGGGAAGCGCACGCTTCTCGTCGAGGTCGAGGGCCGGCAGGGCATCGCACAGCTCTTCGAGACGGAGGCATTGCCCTATGAGGAACGGAAGATCGCGGTAGCACCCGGCGGCGGGGAGGTGTACGCCCTCGCCATCGACCCCGAACTGGCCCTTCTGGACTACCTCCAGATGTTCTACAAACTCGGCGGCGCGGGCCGCGCCCTGAAGAAGCTCGGCGCCATCGACTTCGCCACCACCATCGCACCCGGCCTCAGGGACGTGCTCCTGACCGGCAAGGCGTGCGAAGCGGTGCGCCGCAAGGAGAAGTCCGGGCGGTTCGCCTACGACTACGTCGTGATGGACGCGCCGCCCACCGGGCGCATCACCCGCTTCCTGAACGTGAACGACGAAGTGGCGGGGCTCGCCAAGATAGGGCCCATACACAATCAGGCGCAGGCCGTGATGCGGGTGCTGAAGTCGCCGGAGACGGCCGTGCACCTGGTGACGCTCCTGGAGGAGATGCCCGTCCAGGAGACCGCGGACGGCATCGCCGAGCTGCGGGCGGCGAAGCTGCCGGTGGGCCGGGTCATCGTGAACATGGTGCGCCCGGAGGTGTTGGACGCGGCCGAGCTGGAACTCGTACGCGGCACGGCTCGTTCTTCCTTCGCGCAGTCGCTGTCCGCCGCGGGACTCGGCGGGGCGCGGCGCGGCGGGCATGCCGAGCGGCTGGTGGACCCCCTCCTGGCCCAGGCCGAGGAGTACGCCGAGCGGTACGCGCTGGAGCACGAACAGCGCGCGGTGCTCGGCGAACTGGGCCTGCCGCTGCATGAGCTGCCGCTGCTCGCCGAGGGCATGGACCTGGCGGGCTTGTACCAACTGGCCAAGGAACTGCGGAAGCAGGGGATGTCATGA
- a CDS encoding nucleotidyltransferase domain-containing protein codes for MSENVPSQGLDPQGYIAREGSLARVPHAFRPVVALARDRLLDVFGSRLHSAYLYGSIPRGTARVGRSDLDLLVALREEPTEADRDAVRALGDALDKEFPEIDGVGTLLYSRARLLSEPETYDLGWFVACLCTPLLGDDLAEYLPRYRPDSLLARETNGDLALLLPRWRARIEAAGDSEEALRPLVRFMSRHLVRTGFTLVMPRWNGWTSDLDEMAAAFGRYYPERAEQLREAAVRGHEPAGDRAVLMSYVDDLGPWLADEYARVHGVKAPRPD; via the coding sequence ATGTCTGAAAATGTGCCCTCCCAAGGTCTCGACCCGCAGGGCTACATCGCGCGCGAAGGCTCCCTCGCGCGCGTGCCGCACGCCTTCCGTCCCGTCGTCGCCCTGGCACGGGACCGGCTGCTGGACGTCTTCGGGTCCCGGCTGCACAGCGCCTACCTCTACGGCTCGATCCCGCGCGGCACCGCGCGCGTGGGCCGCAGCGACCTCGATCTGCTGGTCGCCCTGCGCGAGGAGCCCACGGAGGCCGACCGGGACGCCGTACGGGCCCTCGGGGACGCGCTCGACAAGGAGTTCCCGGAGATCGACGGCGTCGGGACGCTGCTCTACAGCCGGGCGCGGCTGCTGAGCGAGCCGGAGACCTACGACCTCGGCTGGTTCGTGGCCTGTCTGTGCACCCCGCTGCTCGGTGACGACCTGGCCGAATACCTGCCGCGCTACCGCCCCGACTCGCTCCTGGCCCGCGAGACCAACGGCGACCTCGCCCTGCTGCTCCCCCGCTGGCGCGCCCGTATCGAGGCCGCGGGCGACTCCGAGGAGGCCCTGCGCCCCCTCGTCCGCTTCATGTCCCGCCACCTCGTCCGCACCGGCTTCACCCTCGTCATGCCCCGCTGGAACGGCTGGACGAGCGACCTGGACGAGATGGCGGCGGCGTTCGGCAGGTACTACCCGGAGCGGGCCGAGCAGCTGCGCGAGGCGGCCGTACGCGGCCACGAGCCGGCCGGGGACCGCGCCGTCCTGATGTCGTACGTCGACGATCTGGGCCCGTGGCTCGCGGACGAGTACGCGCGCGTGCACGGCGTGAAGGCCCCCCGGCCGGACTGA
- the wblA gene encoding WhiB family transcriptional regulator codes for MGWVTDWSAQAACRTTDPDELFVQGAAQNRAKAVCTGCPVRTECLADALDNRVEFGVWGGMTERERRALLRRRPTVTSWRRLLETARLEYERGVGILPLDDDEVYENFAAVG; via the coding sequence ATGGGCTGGGTAACCGACTGGAGTGCGCAGGCGGCCTGCCGCACTACCGATCCGGATGAACTGTTCGTTCAAGGAGCAGCGCAGAACAGGGCCAAGGCGGTGTGCACCGGATGCCCGGTGCGGACCGAGTGCCTGGCCGATGCGCTCGACAACCGCGTCGAGTTCGGCGTGTGGGGAGGCATGACGGAGCGGGAGCGCCGCGCACTGCTGCGCAGGCGGCCAACGGTCACTTCGTGGCGCCGGCTTCTGGAGACAGCGCGCCTGGAGTACGAACGAGGGGTCGGCATCCTGCCCCTCGACGACGACGAGGTGTACGAGAACTTCGCGGCGGTGGGCTGA
- a CDS encoding ArsA family ATPase, which yields MSPDAERQHRLSPARVLDLDPLLDDPATRIVVCCGSGGVGKTTTAAALGLRAAERGRKVVVLTIDPARRLAQSMGIDSLDNTPRRVKGVEGAGELHAMMLDMKRTFDEIVEAHADPARASVILGNPFYQSLSAGFAGTQEYMAMEKLGQLRARDEWDLIVVDTPPSRSALDFLDAPKRLGSFLDGRLIRLLTAPAKLGGRAGMKFLNVGMSMMTGTLGKLLGGQLLKDVQTFVSAMDTTFGGFRTRADATYKLLQAPGTAFLVVAAPERDALREAAYFVERLAAEDMPLAGLVLNRVHGSGAARLSAERALAAAEELDLMGDHAAENLEESRIVDQEDGKAGVRNSPDTDGSSGSPTSNRTVPQLTAGLLRLHAERMQLLSREQRTRDRFTALHPEVAVAEVAALPGDVHDLAGLRDIGARLAAGRPELPETTDD from the coding sequence ATGAGCCCGGACGCCGAGCGGCAGCACCGCCTCTCCCCCGCGCGTGTGCTCGATCTCGACCCCCTGCTCGACGACCCGGCGACCCGCATCGTGGTGTGCTGCGGCTCGGGCGGCGTCGGCAAGACCACGACCGCGGCGGCGCTGGGGCTGCGGGCCGCCGAGCGGGGCCGCAAGGTGGTCGTGCTGACCATCGACCCGGCCCGCCGGCTCGCCCAGTCCATGGGGATCGACTCGTTGGACAACACCCCGCGCCGGGTGAAGGGCGTCGAGGGCGCCGGCGAGCTGCACGCGATGATGCTCGACATGAAGCGCACCTTCGACGAGATCGTCGAGGCGCACGCGGACCCCGCGCGGGCCTCCGTGATCCTGGGCAACCCCTTCTACCAGTCGCTCTCGGCGGGCTTCGCGGGCACGCAGGAGTACATGGCGATGGAGAAGCTGGGGCAGCTTCGCGCGCGGGACGAGTGGGACCTGATCGTCGTCGACACCCCGCCGTCCCGGTCCGCGCTGGACTTCCTGGACGCGCCCAAGCGGCTGGGGTCCTTCCTCGACGGCCGGCTGATCCGGCTGCTCACCGCCCCGGCCAAACTGGGCGGCCGCGCGGGGATGAAGTTCCTCAACGTCGGGATGTCGATGATGACCGGCACCCTCGGCAAGCTGCTGGGGGGCCAGCTGCTCAAGGACGTCCAGACGTTCGTCTCCGCGATGGACACGACCTTCGGCGGCTTCCGTACGCGCGCTGACGCCACGTACAAGCTGCTCCAGGCGCCCGGGACCGCCTTCCTGGTGGTCGCCGCGCCCGAGCGGGACGCCCTGCGCGAGGCCGCCTACTTCGTGGAGCGGCTCGCGGCCGAGGACATGCCGCTGGCGGGACTGGTGCTCAACCGGGTCCACGGCAGCGGCGCCGCCCGGCTGTCGGCCGAGCGGGCACTCGCCGCCGCGGAAGAGCTCGACCTCATGGGCGACCACGCCGCGGAAAATCTTGAGGAGTCCCGCATTGTCGATCAGGAGGACGGGAAAGCTGGTGTTCGTAACTCTCCCGACACAGACGGCAGTTCAGGTTCCCCCACCTCGAACCGCACCGTCCCACAACTCACCGCAGGCCTGCTGAGGCTGCATGCCGAGCGTATGCAGCTGCTCTCCCGCGAGCAGCGCACGCGCGACCGCTTCACCGCGCTCCACCCCGAGGTGGCGGTGGCAGAGGTGGCCGCGCTGCCCGGCGACGTCCATGACCTCGCGGGGCTGCGGGACATCGGGGCACGGCTCGCGGCCGGTCGGCCGGAGCTGCCCGAGACCACCGACGACTGA
- the nth gene encoding endonuclease III: MGEQNSGGGKSKAKKAVKATRKAAVKKAPEVVEQAAAKKVAVKTAAPAKKAAPAKKGAPVKKAAPVKKVAVKPAGAESATALVRRARRINRELAEVYPYAHPELDFTNPFQLVVATVLSAQTTDLRVNQTTPALFAKYPTPEDLAAANPEEVEEILRPTGFFRAKTKSVIGLSKALVEQFGGEVPGRLEDLVKLPGVGRKTAFVVLGNAFGRPGITVDTHFQRLVRRWQWTDETDPDKIEAAIGALFPKSDWTDLSHHVIWHGRRICHARKPACGACPIAPLCPAYGEGETDPEKAKKLLKYEKGGFPGQRLNPPQSYLDAGGKAAPPLGAG; the protein is encoded by the coding sequence GTGGGCGAACAGAACTCCGGTGGCGGAAAGAGCAAAGCGAAGAAAGCCGTAAAAGCGACAAGGAAGGCCGCGGTGAAGAAGGCCCCGGAGGTCGTGGAGCAGGCCGCCGCCAAGAAGGTCGCTGTGAAGACGGCCGCCCCGGCGAAGAAGGCCGCCCCGGCGAAGAAGGGCGCTCCGGTGAAGAAGGCCGCCCCGGTGAAGAAGGTGGCCGTCAAGCCCGCCGGAGCCGAGTCCGCCACCGCCCTGGTCCGCCGCGCCCGCCGTATCAACCGCGAACTGGCCGAGGTCTATCCGTACGCCCACCCGGAGTTGGACTTCACCAACCCCTTCCAGCTCGTCGTCGCCACGGTCCTGTCGGCCCAGACCACCGACCTGAGGGTCAATCAGACGACCCCCGCGCTCTTCGCCAAGTACCCCACCCCCGAGGACCTGGCCGCCGCCAACCCCGAGGAGGTCGAGGAGATCCTCCGCCCGACCGGGTTCTTCCGGGCCAAGACCAAGTCGGTCATAGGGCTGTCGAAGGCCCTGGTGGAGCAGTTCGGCGGCGAGGTGCCCGGCAGGCTGGAGGACCTCGTCAAGCTGCCCGGCGTCGGCCGCAAGACCGCGTTCGTGGTCCTCGGCAACGCCTTCGGACGGCCCGGCATCACCGTGGACACACACTTCCAGCGGCTGGTGCGGCGCTGGCAGTGGACGGACGAGACCGACCCCGACAAGATCGAGGCCGCGATCGGCGCGCTCTTCCCGAAGAGCGACTGGACGGACCTCTCCCACCACGTCATCTGGCACGGCCGCCGCATCTGCCACGCCCGCAAGCCCGCCTGCGGCGCCTGCCCCATCGCCCCGCTCTGCCCGGCGTACGGCGAGGGCGAGACGGACCCCGAGAAGGCGAAGAAGCTCCTCAAGTACGAGAAGGGCGGCTTCCCGGGCCAGCGCCTCAACCCGCCCCAGTCCTACCTGGACGCGGGCGGCAAGGCGGCACCGCCGCTGGGGGCCGGATGA